AATCGATCGCGATTCGCATCGTCGATCGATCGGCGGCGGTAGACGATCATGATGAGAGTTTGATGCCAGAGGCACCGAGTTCATCGCTCACACGCCCAACCACGCAGTACATCGGCCAACGCAGCAACCACGTTGCATTGGCAACACCGCAGGACTCAGCGATCGACGAGGTCGCCGAGAGTCACTGGCCACTAGCGATCATGCTCGTCGCCACTCAGGTCGCCGTCGGCATGATCCTGGTAGAGCAACTCGTATCGCTCGCATTGTCGATGACGGGTGCGACGATGCCGCGCGCGGCCACTCGTCTGACCGCGAGCGTCGCGTTGGTAATCACGATGATCGGCATGAACCTCGCGCCACTCCATTTGGGACAGCCGCTGCGAGCGTGGCGAGTCTTCTTGGGTCTGCGGACATCCTGGTTGAGCCGGGAGGCCGTTCTCCTCGGCAAGTTTGCCGCGGCACTGACGATTGCGACGGTGTTGTTGTGGCTGCCGATTTGGAAGCCATGGGTTCCTGATTTTGTGATTCATCGCGTGCCCGAGTGGGTGACAGTTCCAGGCTGGGCAACGGCCGCTGCGATGGCAGCCACAGTGGTATTCGGATTAGCGGGTGTCTACAGCAGTGCGATGATTTACATCGTCACTCGCCGCGAACTGTGGCGTTCCTCTCGCACCCTACCACGGTTCTTGTCCACGGGGCTGATCGTCGGTGCATCGTTGACAGCCACAACCATCGGTTGGGCGGGCGGCTCCGACGCGGTGGTGATTCTGTTGTTGATTACCGCGGTTCTCTCCGGTGCAACCAAACTGTTCTGGGAATTGAGCTTTCATCTCGGCGCCAGCGTGGAGCTGGCAACCGTTGATCGGCTAGATATCCGCAGTCAAAACTTGGTGGCCTCACGCCTAGGCCATTGGCGGCAACTTCGCCTCGGTGCGGGGTGGGGTGGTTTAGTGGCCTGTATGGTCGCCGTTTGCTTGATCGGCGTGGGCGAGCATGCAGCTGGATTGCTGTTGGCACTGGTTGGCTCGCTGACGTTGCTCGTCGCGGAGTCGGCCGAACGTTTGTTGTATTTCATGAGTATCGTCTACTATCGTATGCCGGGAACATTGAAATGAGCATGGATATCGTGTCGAATCCGTTCGTCGATGGGACCAACGGACCCGCCAAGCGTTTTCGGTTTGAGCTGCCCCAGGTGCTCCAGCGACGGCAGGGACAAATGACTCGTGAGCTCGTGCTGCATCCCGGCGAGCATGGTTTGGGGATGACACACGGTTCGATGGCCGCCGACGTTACGACGACGGCGACCTGCGGATATTGCTCAACCGGCTGCGGACTACGGCTGCATGTGCGAGCGGGCGAGGCGGTCGGATTGACTCCCGAAACGAGCTACCCGGTCAATCTTGGCATGGCGTGCCCCAAAGGATGGGAGGCGCTGCGCGTGCTCGATTCGCCCGAGCGGGCAACCACACCGCTGTTGCGTGGCGCCGATGGCAAGATGCATCCGGTGGAGTGGGACCAAGCACTGCGGACCTTCGTCACCGAGATTCGCGGTGTCCAGGACCGGCATGGGATCGACTCGGTCGCCTTCCTGTCGACGGGCCAAATCCCCAGCGAGGAGATGGCTTTTCTCGGGGCACTCACTCGATTTGGAATGGGCATCAAACACGGCGATGGAAACACCCGCCAATGCATGGCGACGGCGGTCTCCGCATACAAGGAATCGTTTGGCTTCGACGCGCCGCCGTACACCTATGATGATTTCGAGCAGAGCGATTGCCTTGTCTTTATTGGCGCAAATCCGTGCGTCGCTCACCCGATCATGTGGGAACGTGTACTGCGCAATCCCAACGACCCCAAGATCATTGTGATCGATCCACGCAGGACAGAAACAGCCACTGCTGCAACTGAACACCTTCAGATTCGTCCTAAGAATGACCTCGCGTTGTTGTACGCGATCACCAATGTGTTGATCGAGCGGGACTATGTCGACCACGATTTCGTAGCCGCCCTCACCGAAGGCTTCGACACGCTGCGTGAGCATGTCGCCGCCTACGATGTCGACACGGTCGCTCGAGCGGCTGGCATCTCAGCGGCATCCATCATCCGAACTGCCGAAGCGATTGGAACAGGCAGAGCCGTTTCATTGTGGTGGACGATGGGTGTGAACCAGA
This genomic window from Allorhodopirellula heiligendammensis contains:
- a CDS encoding DmsC/YnfH family molybdoenzyme membrane anchor subunit — protein: MSTTLPPEPNTYERTPSAGAPLSFSGNEFDLVGMLLEQQQSLTAVEQFSEAHESGRYGSACSAPSNEPLQSIYYRRLMPATPPQPGQQLAFEVNLDTCSGCKACVVACHTMNGLEDDESWRKVGTLIIGAPESPAPDAITAAAPEPSPVAIDLASAPVVGIQHVTTACHHCEDPGCLNGCPVKAYVKDEVTGIVKHLDDQCIGCKYCTMMCPYEVPKYSKRLGIVRKCDMCHQRLKAGEAPACVQSCPNESIAIRIVDRSAAVDDHDESLMPEAPSSSLTRPTTQYIGQRSNHVALATPQDSAIDEVAESHWPLAIMLVATQVAVGMILVEQLVSLALSMTGATMPRAATRLTASVALVITMIGMNLAPLHLGQPLRAWRVFLGLRTSWLSREAVLLGKFAAALTIATVLLWLPIWKPWVPDFVIHRVPEWVTVPGWATAAAMAATVVFGLAGVYSSAMIYIVTRRELWRSSRTLPRFLSTGLIVGASLTATTIGWAGGSDAVVILLLITAVLSGATKLFWELSFHLGASVELATVDRLDIRSQNLVASRLGHWRQLRLGAGWGGLVACMVAVCLIGVGEHAAGLLLALVGSLTLLVAESAERLLYFMSIVYYRMPGTLK